The proteins below come from a single Papaver somniferum cultivar HN1 chromosome 11, ASM357369v1, whole genome shotgun sequence genomic window:
- the LOC113325096 gene encoding aspartic proteinase CDR1-like yields MGAFFLIFLFTIIHFSLLSKSVIMVNPNKGFSMKMIHINSKESPLYTGDHLTRVEKLQRLAEQSKARAVYIESQILLQNNATQSMNPDDVRIRVVYDYTGLYVVKVGLGTFRDRQMSFMDYYLIVDTGSDQTWLQCEGATKTFRQDMPLYPWSLSTTYRPVPCNTHPICKGDKCNVDGQCTYSVRYASGSVTSGIVATEKFTLGSDTGGLENIELQIGCGFLQENFEGFCGRNHLRGKRDLIAGILGLGSGEWSFINQLGVAGQGKFSYCFEAINWKLEGSNTYLRFGADAKIGGAFQKVHITPIVVTPFLTSLYYLNLEDISVGNKRVGFPKGTFKVIDERKGGTIIDSGSAMSMLHKDHFDSVANLVKSHFNRLAVEYIGSDGIFDVCFRLRGRFDTSNYPSITLHFQEADYVIQDYKTNFVMLSAEIVCFGIVKGSTNGGPAFILGAYQQANKRILYNLNDRSLSFATEYCELDS; encoded by the coding sequence ATGGGGgctttttttctcatttttctctTTACAATTATTCATTTTTCACTTCTATCAAAATCAGTCATCATGGTGAATCCAAATAAAGGGTTTAGTATGAAGATGATTCATATAAACTCCAAAGAATCGCCTTTATATACAGGTGATCATTTAACACGGGTCGAAAAGCTTCAAAGACTCGCCGAACAATCCAAAGCTCGAGCAGTTTACATCGAGTCACAAATATTACTCCAAAATAATGCAACACAATCCATGAATCCGGATGATGTACGCATTCGTGTAGTTTACGACTACACAGGGTTATATGTTGTAAAGGTTGGTTTGGGTACGTTTCGTGATAGACAAATGTCATTCATGGACTACTATTTGATTGTTGATACAGGTAGTGATCAGACATGGCTCCAATGTGAAGGTGCAACAAAAACTTTCAGACAAGATATGCCACTTTATCCTTGGAGCTTGTCAACTACATATCGTCCTGTTCCTTGTAATACACATCCTATTTGCAAGGGAGATAAGTGCAATGTTGATGGCCAATGCACATATTCAGTACGCTATGCGTCTGGGTCGGTTACATCTGGTATTGTTGCTACAGAAAAATTCACTCTTGGCTCTGATACTGGTGGTCTTGAAAATATTGAATTACAAATAGGCTGTGGTTTTCTCCAAGAGAATTTCGAAGGTTTTTGCGGCAGGAATCATTTACGTGGAAAACGTGATCTTATTGCGGGAATACTTGGTTTAGGATCCGGAGAATGGTCTTTTATAAATCAGTTAGGTGTGGCTGGACAAGGTAAATTTTCCTACTGCTTTGAGGCTATTAACTGGAAACTTGAGGGATCGAATACATATTTAAGGTTTGGTGCAGATGCGAAAATTGGAGGTGCATTTCAAAAAGTACATATAACACCCATTGTCGTAACTCCGTTTCTGACGTCGCTCTATTACTTAAATCTAGAAGATATTAGTGTAGGTAACAAAAGAGTAGGATTTCCTAAAGGTACTTTCAAGGTTATTGATGAAAGAAAAGGTGGTACTATCATAGATTCTGGTAGTGCAATGTCCATGTTGCATAAAGATCATTTTGACAGTGTTGCAAATTTGGTGAAGTCCCATTTTAACAGGCTTGCAGTTGAATATATTGGATCAGACGGTATATTTGATGTTTGTTTTCGTCTACGTGGAAGATTTGATACTAGTAACTATCCTTCTATTACACTACATTTTCAGGAGGCTGATTATGTTATTCAAGATTATAAAACTAATTTCGTGATGCTATCTGCTGAAATTGTTTGTTTCGGTATTGTCAAAGGGAGTACGAATGGTGGGCCAGCTTTTATTCTAGGAGCATATCAACAAGCTAATAAACGTATTTTATATAACCTTAATGATCGCTCACTCTCATTCGCTACGGAGTATTGCGAATTGGATTCATGA